One segment of Fusarium oxysporum f. sp. lycopersici 4287 chromosome 7, whole genome shotgun sequence DNA contains the following:
- a CDS encoding hypothetical protein (At least one base has a quality score < 10), producing the protein MILEAFKSLLAATRTTEFANRVVGVRTFLPQLSAKRFSTVGGIAEGVFVQQLDSYGQKGSFIAVSALLKAIAYFFVAAWPGLTPAPLKAYRVCEALFDIILDAIAPTLSLNVERHIVPVNGEDVKVYALLPTGTEITVPGVLVTNGLEGTNVETMVTALRTKAVLSSAWFFMGMPGTYASKQPMTKSSSELIYGEVLTFMASHKQVDGSRLGMLGISFGGNCATRMAMVDKRLKAVVLNGAPLGRSLCLSGSFGMPEVVVRALFSVAGAKTLLDLKSRLDALVPTREGIEKIQFHVFAINGEKDTLISTQDTTNLATWAPYSELLLYPDDDHCAMGNIQEWLEYGSC; encoded by the exons ATGATCCTCGAAGCGTTTAAAAGTCTGCTTGCAGCAACCCGCACCACCGAATTCGCCAATCGAGTGGTTGGTGTGCGCACTTTTCTCCCTCAACTCTCAGCCAAGCGGTTCAGTACCGTTGGAGGCATCGCCGAGGGAGTTTTCGTCCAGCAGCTAGACTCAT ACGGGCAGAAAGGCAGTTTCATCGCGGTGAGCGCTCtgctcaaggccattgcATACTTCTTCGTCGCAGCCTGGCCAGGCCTGACTCCAGCGCCCCTAAAGGCATATCGCGTTTGCGAGGCGCTCTTTGACATCATACTGGATGCGATCGCGCCAACCCTATCCTTGAACGTTGAAAGGCACATCGTGCCAGTAAACGGTGAAGATGTCAAAGTGTACGCGTTATTACCGACAGGGACTGAGATCACTGTGCCTGGAGTTCTTGTTACAAATGGCCTTGAAGGCACCAATGTTGAAACCATGGTTACTGCGCTGCGCACGAAAGCGGTACTGTCTAGCGCTTGGTTTTTCATGGGGATGCCCGGGACATACGCGTCTAAGCAACCAATGACCAAGTCTTCGTCAGAGTTGATTTACGGAGAGGTATTGACCTTTATGGCGTCACATAAACAGGTTGACGGATCGCGTCTCGGCATGTTGGGTATTAGCTTTGGGGGAAACTGCGCCACGCGGATGGCCATGGTAGATAAGCGTCTTAAGGCAGTGGTCCTCAACGGGGCACCGTTAGGTCGGTCACTGTGCTTGTCGGGATCATTTGGAATGCCCGAAGTTGTCGTCCGAGCACTATTCTCCGTTGCGGGGGCGAAGACACTGCTAGACCTCAAAAGCAGACTTGATGCCCTTGTTCCCACCCGGGAAGGTATTGAAAAGATTCAGTTTCATGTTTTCGCGATCAATGGTGAGAAAGATACGTTGATTTCAACGCAGGACACGACCAATCTTGCTACTTGGGCTCCCTATTCTGAGCTTCTTTTATACCCGGATGACGACCACTGCGCGATGGGGAATATACAGGAGTGGCTAGAATACGGTTCTTGTTAG